The sequence CACAAACACCCCACGGTCCAACGGTGGTTGACACGGCACCCCCGCATCCACATGCACTTCACCCCGACGAGTAGCTCGTGGCTCAATCTCGTGGAGCGTGTCTTTGGCGACCTGACGGCCAAACAGCTGCGGCGCGGTGTGTTCCGGAGCGTCCCCGAGCTGATTGCGGCCATTGACGCGTACATGACCCAGCGCAATGCCCAGCCTAAACCGTTTGTGTGGACCAAATCCGCCCAGGAGATCCTGACAAAAGTGAATCGAGCCAAGATCGCCCTGGATAAGACAAGAACAGCATGAATCACTACACTAGTGTAGTGGGTCATAAGTAGCTTGACTTATTGTCTCGCGTGAGTATCCTCTGTTCCCCAAGGAGGATCGGCCCATGCGCATCGCCCCCGCCGTTCATCTGAGTGACCCTGAACGCCAGCAACTCGAGCAGTGGGCGCATGGGCGACGAACGCCTGCGCGACTGGTGCTCCGCGCCAAGATTCTGTTGTTGGCGGCCGCGGGCCACGACAATCACCAGATTGCCGCTGCCGTAGCCACAAGCCGGCAAACCGTGGGGCTCTGGCGGCAGCGCTTCGTGACCCAGCGCGTGCTCGGTCTTGCCCAGGATGCCCCTCGCGGAGGGCGGCCCCCCAAGGCACGCCGGACTCTGACCGCGCGCATCCTGAAGACGACGACGCACACGAAACCACCCGCCGCTACCCACTGGTCCACCCGCACCTTGGCGCGACACCTGCGGACGAATCCCACGTTCGTGCAACGGGTCTGGACTGCGCATGGGCTGCACCCCCATCGAGTCCGCGCCTTCAAGCTCAGTCAGGATCCGCACTTCCAGGAGAAATTGGAGGATGTGGTGGGGCTCTATCTCCATCCGCCCGCGCATGCGGTGGTTCTGGCTGTCGATGAGAAAAGCCAAATCCAAGCGCTCGATCGCACACAGCCTGGCCTCCCGCTGAAGAAAGGCCGGTGCGGGACGATGACCCATGACTACAAGCGCCACGGCACGACCACGCTCTTTGCCGCCCTCAACGTCGCGGAGGGCTCCTTGATCTCCACCTGCTTGCCCCGCCATCGGCACCAGGAATGGCTGCGGTTCCTACGGCTGATTGATCGGCAGATTCCTCAGGACAAGGCCCTGCATCTGATCGCCGACAACTATGCCACTCACAAACACCCCACGGTCCAACGGTGGTTGACACGGCACCCCCGCATCCACATGCACTTCACCCCGACGAGTAGCTCGTGGCTCAATCTCGTGGAGCGTGTCTTTGGCGACCTGACGGCCAAACAGCTGCGGCGCGGTGTGTTCCGGAGCGTCCCCGAGCTGATTGCGGCCATTGACGCGTACATGACCC is a genomic window of Candidatus Nitrospira kreftii containing:
- a CDS encoding Endonuclease DDE, which codes for MRIAPAVHLSDPERQQLEQWAHGRRTPARLVLRAKILLLAAAGHDNHQIAAAVATSRQTVGLWRQRFVTQRVLGLAQDAPRGGRPPKARRTLTARILKTTTHTKPPAATHWSTRTLARHLRTNPTFVQRVWTAHGLHPHRVRAFKLSQDPHFQEKLEDVVGLYLHPPAHAVVLAVDEKSQIQALDRTQPGLPLKKGRCGTMTHDYKRHGTTTLFAALNVAEGSLISTCLPRHRHQEWLRFLRLIDRQIPQDKALHLIADNYATHKHPTVQRWLTRHPRIHMHFTPTSSSWLNLVERVFGDLTAKQLRRGVFRSVPELIAAIDAYMTQRNAQPKPFVWTKSAQEILTKVNRAKIALDKTRTA